Proteins encoded together in one Gigantopelta aegis isolate Gae_Host chromosome 8, Gae_host_genome, whole genome shotgun sequence window:
- the LOC121379545 gene encoding serine/arginine-rich splicing factor 6-like — MKSSRSRSVSSRSPSRSVSKSRTRSRTRSPNAIEAKRSNRGGIKGGSRSRGRSRGSKRKRSQSKKSNSRSKKRKRGASSKKSKGGKGKGKGGKKQKPAAKPKASKRNRRKEENPNSKEVTEGNEPTPTKEKVE; from the coding sequence ATGAAATCATCGCGATCACGATCAGTTTCTTCCCGATCCCCATCTCGATCTGTGTCCAAATCACGAACTCGATCAAGAACTAGGTCTCCGAATGCGATAGAAGCCAAGCGGAGTAACAGAGGTGGTATAAAAGGCGGATCCAGGAGCCGAGGTCGTTCTAGGGGCAGTAAGCGAAAGAGGTCTCAAAGCAAAAAGTCTAATTCTCGTTCAAAGAAACGAAAGCGAGGAGCTAGCTCCAAAAAAAGTAAAGGCGGAAAAGGCAAAGGAAAAggtggaaaaaaacaaaagccaGCAGCAAAGCCGAAAGCTTCCAAAAGaaacagaagaaaagaagaaaatccCAACTCCAAAGAAGTCACTGAAGGAAATGAGCCTACTCCCACAAAAGAAAAGGTTGAGTAA